CTTGCTCTTCTCGCGGAGAGCCTCGTCCTCAATCTGCATCGCGAGATGGCGACTCGTCAATGTGGCTTGTCTCGCGGCCTCCAGTATAGACGGGGAGTAGCCGCCGCTCATGTCGGTGCCGAGACCGACCTCAATGCCCTTTTCCCACATCCATCGCACGCGAGCTTCGCCGCTCGTAAGCGACGAGTTGCTGCAGGGGCAGTGGGATACTTTTGACTGTCGGCTAGAAATGAGAGTGGCTTCATCCTCAGTGAGGTGGACTGCGTGGGCGAGGACCGTCTTGGGCGTCAGGAGACCGTGGCTGTCGTAGACATTGGCGTAGGACCCTGAGCCGGGGTACAAGTCGCTGACGAGTTGGATCTCGCCCTTGTTTTCGGAAATGTGCGTCTGCACGGGGAGGTTCTCCTTCTTCTGGATGGCGGACAGGCCGTTCATGCCTTCAGCGGTACACGATGGTGCGAAGCGAGGTGTGAGAATAGGTGAAACGAGATCGTAGCTAGGGTCAATCTTTTTGATGTGCGCGATCGATTCCTTGGCATTATGGAGGGATTGCTCTGTTGATTCGTCGCGGTAGTACGACGGGCATATCTCTTGTCTGTCCATGCAGACCCTGCCTACGAATGCTCGCTGGCCCAGGGACAGACACAGATCGGCGAGGAGATTGGTGGCTGGGACATCCACGGTTGCGTAGTAAGTGGCGGTTGTTGTGCCGTGGGAGAGGGTTCTCCGCACGCAGGCCGTGTATACTTTACGTGCCTTGGCGAGATCTGAGAGCGATGACTCGAGAGGGAATGTGTACTTTTCCAACCAGTCCAGGAGAGTGGATTTGCCAAAGATGCCGACGTTGGGATACTGAGAGGCATGGACGTGGGTGTCTGTTGGATGTTAGTGTGCTTTCTCAACGGTACTCTGTGAGGTGATTGACGCTTATGAGGTTATTCACAATGTAGGGAGCAAGGGGAATGTACCAATGAATCCAGGAAAGAAGAATTGTCCCTCGCCACACTCAACCATATCAACATCTCCCTCCGCCCACCCCGTCTGTTTCAAAACCTCATCTCTAGCAGCGGTCAAACTCCCGCATTCCCTCGCAATAGCAGCGATCTTACCGCCCTCGTCGACTGCAACTGCGGCATTGTGAATGTACTCCAATTCAGCTCGGGACTTGCTGTGGATAAACGTCCCCAGCAAGACCTGGAACTTCTTAGGCTCCGAAGCAAGTCTCGTGAGAACCATTATGAACAGCTCGCCGTAGCAGGTATATGTGGTTGGAAAGAAATGAACAGAGAAAAACCAAGGAGGGGAGTGTATCCTTTTAAAAACTCCAACACGAGCAGTGAAACGTTGACAAGCGACGTTCCGTGATGACCCTCTTAAATAGAGCACGGTGAGTAACAGAGTGTCGCACAACCACGTGGTTTCCCCCCGCACAATCCACTGTATCCCTGTCCTTAATATGGATAAGCGAATGAATTGTAGATCAACGGAACTGATTATGGCTCCAAATAATAAGAAACAATCGAGGAACAAGTCAAGTGTCACGGAaagatgtggtggttgtcgATTTGGCGCACGGAGTTCGGAGACTCAATGGGCCCCACTTATCGCCTCTTTGGATCGATCCACCAACTGCGACGAGGCGGCGGTCGCCGGGAGCCGAAACGAGATAAGCGGCTTCTTTTTGATCCTTCGATCTTTTGATCTTGATTGGGACTCGACGGAACTTGTCAAGTGAGCTGGTATGTCATGTTGGTCTGATaattggccatgttgaaTTATGGAGTGTGTTAGCGTTGTCTTGATTTGGACTCTTTTCGTACAGTACCCCAGATTCTTTATTCTACTCACCAGTCAGCAGTCTATCTTCACAATCAGACTTATCCCCATCAAGTTGAGACATCGTTTCACAATGCAGCACCCACCACTTGATGATTCCGCACAAGATACGCCTAGATTTCAATCTATGCCTCGTCGACAATAGCCAATAACCTGCCACGTTGAGACTGACTGTCGGCACGACTCAATGACGTTCGATCCCGTTTTTCCGACCAGATGTCTGTTAAAACCAGGACAATAGAGAAGAGTAACGTTAACGGCAGGACCTGACCAAATCCCATCTTGCGTTCATCGTCCGCTAGTAGCTCGTCGTTCCAGACCCTCAACAAAATAACATCACATGTCTCCCATGCACTCAAAGCAACGCCTACCACAAATCTCAATGGAAAGAAGGGGCCATTGTCCACAAAGAGCGCCGCAAAGAGCTGGCCAACCCAGAAAACCAGCGACGTGACTGTGGCTACGGCAAAAAGGAATGCCTTCTGAGCAGTCCGCTCGTCTCTAAGTTGGTACAAGCTATCGCTGTACTGCCTGCGAAGTCTCACCCCCAATTTGTCTACCTTGTCGAAACCAGCCTTGAGCAACTCTCTCGTCCTAGTTGACATCTCCAGCATCATTTCAATGATATAAATGCTGATAAAAATGGTCCAGCCCCACGGCCAACTCGATGTAAAGCCATACCATCGAAAGCAGAACCCGGCATCGCCAACCTCATGCCAATTGGACCGTTGGGTCGTCGTCGTGTACGCGTTGAATGCGTTGCCCATTATAGTATTGATCACAATCGCCACGGCACGGGCACTAATGCCGTCATTGTTCCCGACACGTATCACCCAGAAGGATGATGTCGTAAGAAACCAGTAGCTTTGAACGAGCTGTCCATGGTAGTACGTCATTGTCCTAATCTGCGAAAACCCGGCCACCACAATTCCTAGCCCAGTGGCTATTTGCAAGTCACATAAAGAAAGCAAGACCGGATCGAAGCTTGCCACCCTTTCCTTAAGCCTGGTGAGTTCAGCTCTCTGTCGATGTGATACCGCAGTGCTCTTGGAATAGCACCACCACTCGCGCAGCTGGTACACCGCGCggaagctggagaagaacgTGCTTGTCCAAGCGACGACTAAGAAGGATATCATGACCTATCATGGTTAGTGAGAGAAAGTCATGGGATACTATGTTACCAACTCCAAAGCCTCCAATATCCGTATCCGCCTTGAATTTTACGTAGCaggccatggtgatggaggttCGAGAAGACGTGTTGACCTTATGAGAGCTTCGAGAGTGGAATACCAAGCTACAACTCCGAATATCTTGCCTTCGTTACGCACAAAAGATGTCGTAGAAAATAAACAGACGACAAGTCCACGCGGCACAGTCGAAACATGTATCACTCCATTGAAGAGAGATAAACAACATTGTGCTCAGGGGCGGACCAATGCCTACTAGTCACCATATCAAAGCAACGAGAGCAGCACTGCCCACTCATGGCGGTATCACAGAGAGGCCGGAGAGATAATCATTGGCTTCAAATTCTCCGGAGAGCTGCCTGTCCGCCGCCTTGTGCGATCGATACCCGTAAAACTCGTGGCGATTTGCTCATTCCTTCACCGGCCTCCGCTCTGGGTTACACCACCATGTACCGCAGCTTTGAGctgatgtgatgtgatgcttGTCATACGGGTAAGCCAATCTTTGCAGAAACTGTCAGAAAGCCTTGGACTCCTAAGTTCCATGTGCGAACAAAAGGGAACAGAGCTGTCTGGATCATTCGAACCATCTGCACCTTGTTGAATTCGAGCTCCCTCGGCGACTTCTTCCCTAACAGTCGTTGTCGCTTTCCCCCTGTCAATTTTCGGCGGCACCTAGCCAGCATCTCCCGAGagtatctacctaggtacctatcGGCCGCAAGTGCTACTCATAGATAAATAATAGCAAATTTGACGGAAGATTGCTACTAAGCTCTGGATAGATGCAGTGACTGAGTTGACCGTCGTGCCCCTCCACATTGACCATCACACATTCACTCGACTCCGTGCCAACAGTTAACATGATGCATAGAATGTCTATTAATAAATCGTTCAACGCTGCTCCTCTACCTAGGTACAGTACGGCTGAAATACATAAAAAAGCTCTACCAAACAACCCATGACTTTAATCAACAATCTTCATCCCAATATCGTTATGACGAACTGATGCCATCcctgtcgtcgtcgtcaaaaAGATGAGGGGACGCTTTGCCTCCATCATGTAAAGTGATCTATCGTGTAATATAGTTGTTTCGGGGTTCCCATTCGTAAATTAttgtttgttttttttttttttgtctctttttGAATTCTTGTCATTTAATTTGGTTATTTCCTCATTTTGTGACCTTAGGCGGCAGCACCAGGCCCGTCGTAGCCCACGCTTGAGGAGCTGTCGCTGAcagctttgccatcatcctcTTGCGTGTACTTGTCCCAGTTGGCCAAGACGGCTCCAATCTTGGGTGAGTTGGTCAGCTTGTAGACATCCTCAAAGTATTCCTTGGTGAGCTCAAATGGCTTGGCAGTGACATTGGGAATGTACTTTCCAaccagctttgacggatcAATCGTTGTCTTGTTGATCTTCTTGAGCAAGAACGATCGGAAAGGCTTGACACCAGATCGCAAGAAGGTCGAATGGAAAGGCACATCAATGCCACGGAGAGGAATTGTGGCAAATCCACGCTCCAGCTCCAGGG
The genomic region above belongs to Pochonia chlamydosporia 170 chromosome 2, whole genome shotgun sequence and contains:
- a CDS encoding guanine deaminase (similar to Pyrenophora tritici-repentis Pt-1C-BFP XP_001938829.1), with the translated sequence MVLTRLASEPKKFQVLLGTFIHSKSRAELEYIHNAAVAVDEGGKIAAIARECGSLTAARDEVLKQTGWAEGDVDMVECGEGQFFFPGFIDTHVHASQYPNVGIFGKSTLLDWLEKYTFPLESSLSDLAKARKVYTACVRRTLSHGTTTATYYATVDVPATNLLADLCLSLGQRAFVGRVCMDRQEICPSYYRDESTEQSLHNAKESIAHIKKIDPSYDLVSPILTPRFAPSCTAEGMNGLSAIQKKENLPVQTHISENKGEIQLVSDLYPGSGSYANVYDSHGLLTPKTVLAHAVHLTEDEATLISSRQSKVSHCPCSNSSLTSGEARVRWMWEKGIEVGLGTDMSGGYSPSILEAARQATLTSRHLAMQIEDEALREKSKLTVEEVLYLATRGGALCLGLGEKVGGFEVGKQLDAQLIGLGCVQDDGLRAGEGEDAEGVDAGNVDVFGWESWEERIAKWLYNGDDRNTKRVWVRGRLVHSRR